From Brevibacillus marinus, a single genomic window includes:
- a CDS encoding quaternary amine ABC transporter ATP-binding protein, giving the protein MAKIRVENVSKIFGRHPEKALELLQKGWSKQQIVEQTGMTVGVNQVSFEVQEGEIFVIMGLSGSGKSTLVRLLNRLIEPTAGRILLDGEDIVQMSPEQLRRVRREKLGMVFQRFALFPHRNVLENVEYGLEVQGVAKHLRQQKAQEALALVGLQGWETSYPDQLSGGMQQRVGLARALAHDPDVLLMDEAFSALDPLIRKDMQDELLELQEAMRKTIVFITHDLDEALKLGDRIALLKDGVIQQIGTPEEILTNPANEYVERFVVDVDLSKVLTAGRVMKRAETITLDKGPRVAMQMMRERGVSTLFVVDKKKSLLGVLTADAVKKAHSEELSLQAVMETDVPVVEPTRVLQGMFELVAYSPVPVAVVGENRRLLGVVVKGAVLGGLAGRTEHSPSPGESLAPPVVTRSAERSAAAVEEVTESG; this is encoded by the coding sequence ATGGCGAAAATTCGCGTGGAAAACGTGAGCAAAATTTTTGGCCGGCACCCGGAGAAGGCGCTGGAACTGTTGCAAAAAGGCTGGAGCAAACAGCAAATTGTGGAACAGACGGGGATGACGGTTGGCGTGAATCAGGTCAGTTTTGAGGTGCAGGAAGGGGAAATCTTTGTGATCATGGGCCTGTCCGGCAGCGGCAAGTCAACCCTGGTCCGCTTGCTGAACCGACTGATCGAACCGACCGCGGGGCGCATTTTGCTCGATGGCGAGGATATCGTCCAGATGTCCCCGGAGCAGCTCCGCCGTGTCCGCCGCGAGAAGCTCGGCATGGTGTTTCAGCGGTTTGCCCTGTTTCCCCACCGGAACGTGTTGGAGAATGTGGAGTACGGGTTGGAAGTGCAGGGGGTGGCGAAACACCTGCGGCAGCAAAAGGCCCAAGAAGCATTGGCGCTCGTCGGCCTGCAGGGTTGGGAAACCAGCTATCCGGATCAGTTGAGCGGCGGCATGCAGCAGCGGGTGGGATTGGCGCGCGCGCTGGCCCATGACCCCGACGTGCTGTTGATGGACGAGGCGTTCAGCGCGCTTGACCCGCTGATCCGCAAGGACATGCAGGATGAACTGCTGGAACTGCAGGAGGCGATGCGCAAGACGATCGTATTTATTACCCACGATTTGGATGAAGCGCTGAAACTGGGTGACCGGATCGCCCTGCTGAAAGATGGGGTGATCCAGCAGATCGGCACGCCGGAAGAGATTTTGACCAACCCGGCCAACGAATATGTGGAACGGTTTGTCGTCGATGTCGATCTGTCCAAGGTGCTCACCGCCGGGCGGGTGATGAAGCGGGCCGAGACGATTACGCTGGACAAAGGGCCGCGCGTGGCGATGCAGATGATGCGCGAGCGAGGCGTTTCCACCCTGTTCGTCGTGGACAAGAAGAAATCTCTTCTGGGTGTACTGACGGCTGATGCGGTGAAAAAAGCACACTCAGAAGAGCTCTCTTTGCAAGCGGTGATGGAAACGGATGTCCCGGTCGTGGAACCGACGCGGGTTCTGCAGGGGATGTTCGAACTCGTCGCCTATTCGCCCGTTCCGGTAGCCGTGGTGGGGGAAAACCGCCGGCTGCTGGGAGTGGTCGTCAAGGGAGCGGTACTGGGCGGATTGGCCGGCAGGACGGAGCACTCGCCGAGTCCGGGGGAGTCGCTCGCGCCGCCGGTTGTCACAAGGTCTGCGGAGCGGAGCGCGGCCGCAGTGGAGGAGGTGACGGAAAGTGGCTGA
- a CDS encoding ABC transporter permease, which produces MQHSLDGLFDLIAAVIGSVVNGLAYGLTLFPSWVYIISFTLLALLLSARSLALFTLLGLFLIDNLGYWENTMLTLALVLTAALISIILGVPLGIFCGKSDKAQQIITPVLDFMQTMPAFVYLIPAVTFFSLGAVPGVIASVIFAMPPTIRLTSLGIRQVPRELLEAADSFGSTGGQKLLKVQLPLAKPTIMAGINQSIMLSLSMVVIASMIGAKGLGADVYRAVTQLKIGEGFEAGLAIVILAIILDRLTQHIGRKTESRGSAR; this is translated from the coding sequence ATGCAGCACTCCTTGGATGGGTTGTTTGACCTGATTGCGGCGGTCATCGGGAGTGTCGTCAACGGCTTGGCGTACGGCCTGACCTTGTTCCCCTCCTGGGTCTATATCATCAGCTTTACGCTGCTCGCCTTGTTGCTCAGCGCCCGCAGCTTGGCATTGTTCACCTTGCTGGGACTTTTTTTGATCGATAACCTCGGCTACTGGGAAAACACGATGCTAACCCTTGCATTGGTGCTCACCGCCGCGCTGATTTCGATCATCTTGGGCGTCCCGCTCGGCATTTTCTGCGGGAAAAGCGACAAGGCACAGCAGATCATCACACCCGTGCTCGACTTTATGCAGACGATGCCGGCCTTTGTCTACCTGATCCCGGCGGTGACGTTTTTTAGTCTGGGAGCCGTGCCCGGCGTGATCGCCTCGGTGATCTTCGCGATGCCGCCGACGATCCGCCTGACCAGCCTGGGCATCCGCCAGGTTCCCCGGGAGTTGCTGGAAGCGGCAGATTCCTTTGGCTCCACAGGCGGCCAAAAGCTGCTCAAGGTCCAGCTGCCGCTGGCCAAGCCGACGATCATGGCCGGGATCAACCAGAGCATCATGCTGAGCTTGTCGATGGTCGTCATCGCCTCGATGATCGGGGCAAAAGGGTTGGGAGCCGACGTGTATCGCGCCGTCACCCAGTTGAAAATCGGCGAGGGGTTTGAAGCCGGACTGGCCATCGTCATCCTCGCGATTATCCTCGACCGGCTGACCCAACATATTGGAAGAAAAACAGAATCAAGGGGGAGTGCGAGATGA
- a CDS encoding glycine betaine ABC transporter substrate-binding protein, whose protein sequence is MRKWKRSLFGLLSAVLLLAGCGGGSGAGSTQPSAEPTENGSQAGGQSVGEQVGYKIIGIDPGAGIMQATAKALEAYGLEQWELVEGSGAAMTAALQKAYENKEPIIVTGWTPHWKFSKFELKYLDDPKGVYGAAEQIHTVVRKGLKEEKPSAYAFLDRFNWEPAEMESVMVAIMEGKDPEQAAKDWIAGNEAKVDEWIAGIEPVNGDKITLGYVAWDSEIASTHVVKAVLEDKLGYQVELSQVEAGPMWVGVAEGDLDAIVAAWLPTTHADYYAEYKDKVDDLGPNLDGTKIGLVVPAYMDIDSIEDLQAE, encoded by the coding sequence ATGAGAAAATGGAAGCGATCGCTGTTCGGATTGTTGAGTGCCGTTCTGCTCTTGGCAGGTTGCGGCGGCGGAAGCGGAGCGGGGAGCACGCAGCCGTCCGCTGAACCGACTGAGAACGGCTCGCAGGCAGGCGGCCAGTCGGTAGGAGAACAGGTCGGCTACAAGATTATCGGAATTGACCCGGGGGCGGGCATTATGCAGGCGACCGCCAAGGCGCTGGAAGCTTACGGCCTGGAGCAATGGGAATTGGTGGAAGGGTCCGGCGCGGCGATGACCGCGGCATTGCAAAAGGCATACGAAAACAAAGAGCCGATCATCGTGACCGGCTGGACTCCCCACTGGAAGTTTTCCAAGTTTGAACTGAAGTACCTCGATGATCCGAAAGGCGTGTACGGCGCTGCCGAACAGATCCATACCGTCGTGAGAAAAGGGCTGAAAGAAGAAAAACCGAGCGCCTATGCGTTCCTCGACCGATTCAACTGGGAACCGGCTGAGATGGAGTCGGTCATGGTGGCGATCATGGAAGGAAAAGACCCGGAGCAGGCAGCCAAGGACTGGATTGCCGGCAACGAAGCGAAAGTCGACGAGTGGATCGCCGGCATTGAACCGGTCAATGGCGACAAGATCACACTCGGCTACGTGGCCTGGGACTCGGAAATCGCCAGCACCCACGTGGTGAAGGCGGTGCTCGAGGACAAACTGGGTTATCAAGTCGAGCTGAGCCAAGTGGAAGCCGGTCCGATGTGGGTTGGCGTGGCAGAAGGGGATCTCGACGCGATCGTGGCGGCTTGGCTGCCGACGACACACGCCGACTACTACGCAGAGTACAAAGACAAAGTGGACGATTTGGGGCCCAATCTGGACGGAACGAAAATCGGCCTGGTCGTGCCCGCCTACATGGACATCGACTCCATCGAGGATCTGCAAGCAGAATAA
- a CDS encoding ketopantoate reductase family protein, translating into MQIVVIGGGSVGLLLAGRLALAGQLVLLVTRQPAQAAALAGEPLMLQTLAGEVAAAKVAAVPFSQRLPAADFYFLAVKQPALPQLLPALAAIPRSARVIALQNGLGHEELLAGVLAREQCLFAVNTEGARRHSPTFVEHTGRGMLHIGYLDGPGKPDAALSQLLERLRAAGIDCRFAEAMRPLLWRKLLANALINPLTALYEVPNGALVRHAFLLDLLRLLFREAAAVAQAAGMKITDVDWQDILTICRNTSRNLSSMLQDLLEGRQTEIAAINGYIIRTANRCGIAVPAHEALYRSICLKTSLRQAGRVAFGDHLG; encoded by the coding sequence ATGCAGATCGTGGTCATCGGGGGAGGTTCTGTCGGGCTCCTGTTGGCGGGACGGCTGGCGCTCGCCGGGCAGCTGGTGTTGTTGGTGACGAGACAGCCGGCACAGGCGGCGGCGCTGGCCGGCGAGCCGCTCATGCTGCAGACGCTTGCCGGCGAAGTGGCGGCGGCAAAGGTAGCGGCAGTCCCCTTTTCGCAACGCCTGCCTGCCGCCGATTTCTACTTCCTGGCCGTGAAGCAGCCCGCCCTGCCGCAGCTCCTGCCGGCCTTGGCGGCGATTCCGCGTTCGGCGCGGGTGATCGCGCTGCAAAATGGGCTGGGCCACGAAGAACTGCTCGCCGGCGTACTGGCTCGCGAGCAGTGCTTGTTTGCGGTCAATACGGAAGGGGCGCGCAGGCATTCGCCCACGTTTGTCGAGCATACCGGCCGGGGAATGCTGCACATCGGCTATTTGGACGGGCCGGGCAAACCGGACGCGGCGCTCAGCCAGTTGTTGGAACGGCTCAGAGCGGCGGGGATTGACTGCCGGTTTGCGGAGGCGATGCGGCCGCTCTTGTGGCGGAAGCTGCTGGCCAATGCGCTGATCAACCCGCTTACCGCGCTGTACGAGGTGCCCAACGGGGCGCTGGTGCGCCACGCGTTTCTCCTGGATTTGCTGCGGCTGTTGTTTCGCGAAGCGGCCGCGGTGGCACAAGCCGCCGGAATGAAAATCACGGATGTCGATTGGCAGGATATTTTGACAATTTGCCGAAATACTTCCCGAAACCTATCATCGATGCTACAGGATTTGTTGGAGGGAAGACAGACCGAGATTGCGGCAATCAATGGGTACATCATCCGAACCGCCAACCGTTGTGGCATTGCCGTACCGGCGCATGAGGCGCTTTACCGGTCAATCTGCTTGAAAACAAGTCTCAGACAGGCGGGGAGAGTGGCTTTCGGTGACCATCTTGGCTAA
- a CDS encoding DUF3397 domain-containing protein, with protein sequence MTILANLWGLMIVLPFVGFGLVYGLLRLWLRDRKKSLLWAINVTNIFLIEAVVVFYSEIWPRAVSAWWWIVLLFLSVASVLGWLQYRLRGKLSLRKIGITTWRILFLILCCAYIVLFTTGIWKQLQVA encoded by the coding sequence GTGACCATCTTGGCTAATTTGTGGGGACTGATGATCGTTTTGCCCTTCGTCGGCTTCGGGCTGGTGTACGGCCTTTTGCGTCTTTGGCTCAGGGATCGCAAAAAATCACTGCTCTGGGCAATCAACGTAACCAATATCTTTTTAATCGAAGCAGTCGTCGTATTCTATTCTGAGATATGGCCGCGGGCTGTGTCTGCGTGGTGGTGGATCGTGCTGCTTTTTCTGTCTGTAGCCTCTGTATTGGGGTGGCTGCAGTACCGCCTGCGCGGGAAGCTCTCCCTCCGCAAAATCGGAATCACCACCTGGCGCATTTTGTTTCTCATCTTGTGTTGCGCGTACATCGTCTTGTTTACGACGGGGATCTGGAAACAGTTGCAGGTCGCCTGA
- a CDS encoding helix-turn-helix domain-containing protein, with the protein MRLPIESIGHKIRTIRKEKGYTLEILAVKTGLSKGLLSQVERGISQPSLDSLWKITRALEASLVHFFEDIDQKHVHLIRREDRRQLLFPNSSGVYSLLAAGGKAKLGLLEVRLRPGEETRDRFVQADGEECLYLLKGNISVYVGDEVFRLKPEDSLYFDSSQPHVVVNEGHEEAVILWALTPPQF; encoded by the coding sequence ATGCGGCTGCCGATTGAATCGATTGGTCACAAAATTCGCACGATCCGCAAGGAAAAAGGGTATACCCTGGAAATACTGGCTGTCAAGACCGGGCTCAGCAAGGGGCTGCTCAGCCAGGTGGAGCGGGGGATTTCCCAACCGTCGCTGGACTCGTTGTGGAAAATAACCCGCGCGCTGGAAGCGTCGTTGGTCCACTTCTTTGAAGACATCGATCAAAAGCATGTGCACTTGATCCGCCGCGAAGACCGCCGCCAGCTGTTGTTTCCCAACTCCAGCGGCGTCTATTCGCTGCTGGCTGCGGGCGGCAAGGCGAAGCTGGGGCTGTTGGAAGTCCGGCTGCGGCCGGGGGAAGAGACCCGCGACCGCTTCGTACAGGCGGACGGCGAAGAGTGCCTGTACTTGTTAAAGGGGAACATATCGGTCTACGTAGGTGACGAAGTGTTTCGGCTGAAGCCGGAGGACAGTCTCTACTTTGACAGTTCGCAACCACATGTAGTGGTCAACGAAGGTCACGAGGAAGCGGTGATCCTGTGGGCGCTGACGCCGCCGCAGTTTTAA
- the bshC gene encoding bacillithiol biosynthesis cysteine-adding enzyme BshC, producing the protein MRFDSISLPAANRLTQAYLTGDPQVARLFSYRPFQLASYRERLAWLEQRAYPHRDRLADGLLAYNRRIDNHPAAQAAIEKLRDTHTYVIVGGQQPSVLTGPLYTVHKALSLIQTARYLTRALDRQIVPVFWIAGEDHDLAEMNHVYLPVEAGPPQKQKLPLPVHGRVSASMLPVERESMIRFAEQFFAAHTETPYTNDLRQVAIACAEQSDTLADWFARLMARLFGKHGLILLESSLPFVRELEQPVFRDVLENNEQIASLLRVQEQTIRRLGYPPQLALTDDQAHLFLYQRGERHLLLRSGGHFAIKGGQRLFSRDELLQLLAEDPQQFSANVVTRPLMQERLLPTLAFIGGPSEIAYWAFYREYFAHFGCQLPVVQPRTSLTFIDGAIARLLEQFGLSAEEALRDFPHWQQRWEKGLLPSGLNERFAQARRSIEQLYQPLVEEVSRIDPGLRKLAAKNLQILLDQVRFLEQRTERSILAQHETARRRIARIEAALLPFGQLQERTYNIFSFLNKYGCDLLDRLAEAELPFDATHKLIYLQA; encoded by the coding sequence ATGCGTTTTGACAGCATCTCACTACCAGCAGCAAATCGACTGACCCAAGCCTACCTCACCGGTGACCCGCAGGTCGCTCGTTTGTTTTCGTACCGCCCCTTTCAGCTTGCTTCCTACCGCGAGCGGTTGGCTTGGCTGGAGCAGCGCGCTTACCCGCATCGCGACCGGCTGGCTGACGGGCTTTTGGCATACAACCGGCGGATCGACAACCATCCAGCCGCGCAGGCCGCGATCGAAAAGCTGCGCGATACCCATACATACGTGATCGTGGGCGGCCAGCAGCCGAGTGTGCTGACCGGTCCCCTCTACACCGTCCACAAGGCGCTGAGCCTGATTCAGACCGCCCGTTACCTGACCCGAGCGCTGGACAGACAGATCGTGCCCGTGTTCTGGATTGCGGGGGAAGATCACGATCTGGCAGAAATGAATCACGTCTACCTGCCGGTCGAAGCGGGGCCTCCCCAGAAACAAAAGCTGCCCCTCCCTGTCCACGGCCGGGTGTCGGCGAGCATGCTGCCGGTGGAGCGCGAATCGATGATTCGCTTTGCCGAGCAGTTTTTTGCCGCCCACACGGAGACACCGTACACCAACGACCTTCGCCAAGTGGCGATCGCTTGCGCCGAGCAGTCGGATACGCTGGCTGACTGGTTCGCCCGCCTGATGGCGCGGTTGTTTGGCAAACACGGCCTGATTTTGCTGGAATCCTCGCTGCCGTTTGTGCGGGAGCTGGAACAGCCGGTGTTCCGCGACGTGCTGGAGAACAACGAGCAGATCGCCAGCCTGCTGCGCGTGCAGGAACAGACAATCCGCCGTCTCGGTTACCCCCCGCAGCTGGCGCTGACCGACGATCAGGCACATCTGTTTCTCTACCAGCGGGGCGAACGCCACCTGCTGCTGCGAAGCGGCGGTCACTTTGCGATTAAAGGCGGACAGCGTCTGTTCAGTCGGGACGAACTGCTGCAGCTTCTCGCCGAGGATCCGCAGCAGTTTAGCGCCAATGTGGTGACGCGTCCTTTGATGCAGGAACGATTGCTGCCCACCTTGGCCTTCATCGGCGGGCCCAGCGAAATCGCTTACTGGGCGTTTTACCGGGAGTACTTCGCCCACTTTGGCTGCCAGCTGCCGGTGGTGCAGCCGCGTACCTCGCTCACCTTCATCGACGGGGCGATTGCCCGCCTGCTTGAACAGTTTGGCTTGAGCGCGGAAGAAGCGCTGCGCGACTTCCCGCATTGGCAGCAGCGGTGGGAAAAAGGCCTGCTGCCGAGCGGGCTGAACGAGCGCTTCGCGCAAGCCCGCCGCTCGATCGAACAGCTGTACCAGCCATTGGTCGAGGAGGTTAGCCGGATCGATCCGGGACTGCGCAAGTTGGCGGCGAAAAATCTGCAGATCCTGCTGGATCAGGTCCGCTTTCTGGAACAGCGAACGGAGCGCAGCATCCTCGCCCAACATGAGACCGCGCGCAGGCGGATCGCGCGGATCGAAGCGGCGCTGCTGCCGTTTGGCCAACTGCAGGAGCGGACGTACAACATTTTCAGCTTTCTCAACAAGTACGGCTGCGATTTGCTGGACCGCCTGGCGGAAGCTGAACTGCCGTTTGACGCGACGCATAAGCTGATTTACCTGCAGGCGTGA
- a CDS encoding adenosylhomocysteinase — translation MNAVAESIIADIGLAPSGHLKIDWVKEHMPVLNRIRERFEREQPFAGLKVAISLHLEAKTAYLAKVIQAGGAEVTITGSNPLSTQDDVCAALVEDGIRVYAKYNPSSEEYKSHLLKTLETRPDLLIDDGGDLVTLLHTEKRELLPHIRGGAEETTTGILRLKALEKEGKLEFPMIAVNDAFCKYLFDNRYGTGQSVWDGINRTTNLVVAGKTVVVTGYGWCGKGVAMRAKGLGAKVIVTEVDAIKAVEAYMDGFAVMPMSEAAKHGDYFVTVTGNRDVIRKEHFQVMKDGAILANAGHFDVEVNKQDLAALSTAKRVVRKDIEEYRLADGRKLYLLAEGRLVNLAAGDGHPAEIMDMTFALQAVSLEYVNKHYQQIGKKVLNVPYELDESVARYKLEALGIQIDTLTDAQKAYLESWVE, via the coding sequence ATGAATGCAGTGGCAGAAAGCATCATTGCGGATATTGGTTTGGCCCCCAGCGGGCACCTGAAAATCGACTGGGTGAAAGAACATATGCCGGTGCTGAACCGGATCCGCGAACGCTTTGAGCGGGAGCAGCCGTTCGCCGGACTGAAAGTGGCGATCTCGCTGCACTTGGAAGCAAAAACCGCCTATCTGGCCAAGGTGATTCAGGCCGGCGGCGCGGAGGTGACGATCACCGGCTCCAATCCGCTGTCAACCCAGGACGACGTGTGCGCCGCGCTGGTCGAAGATGGCATCCGTGTGTACGCGAAGTACAATCCCTCGTCGGAAGAGTACAAAAGCCACCTGCTGAAAACCCTGGAGACGCGGCCGGATTTGCTGATCGACGACGGCGGCGATCTGGTCACCCTGTTACATACCGAGAAGCGTGAACTGCTGCCGCACATCCGCGGCGGCGCAGAGGAGACGACAACCGGTATCCTGCGCCTGAAAGCATTGGAAAAAGAGGGGAAGCTGGAATTCCCGATGATCGCCGTCAATGACGCTTTCTGCAAATACTTGTTCGACAACCGCTATGGTACCGGTCAGTCCGTCTGGGACGGGATCAATCGCACAACCAACCTGGTGGTGGCCGGCAAAACGGTTGTCGTCACCGGATACGGCTGGTGCGGCAAAGGAGTGGCGATGCGCGCCAAAGGGCTCGGCGCCAAGGTGATCGTCACGGAAGTGGACGCGATCAAAGCGGTTGAGGCGTACATGGACGGCTTCGCGGTGATGCCGATGAGCGAAGCGGCCAAGCACGGCGACTATTTCGTCACGGTAACCGGAAATCGCGACGTGATTCGCAAAGAGCACTTCCAGGTGATGAAAGATGGCGCCATCCTGGCCAATGCCGGCCATTTCGATGTCGAAGTGAACAAGCAGGACTTGGCGGCTCTCTCGACAGCAAAACGCGTCGTTCGCAAAGATATCGAAGAGTACCGGCTTGCGGATGGACGCAAACTGTACCTGCTGGCGGAAGGACGGCTCGTCAACCTGGCGGCGGGGGACGGGCACCCGGCGGAAATTATGGACATGACCTTTGCCCTGCAGGCCGTCTCCCTCGAGTACGTCAACAAACACTACCAACAAATCGGGAAAAAAGTGCTAAATGTGCCCTACGAACTGGACGAGTCCGTCGCCCGCTACAAACTGGAGGCGCTCGGCATCCAGATCGACACGCTGACCGACGCGCAAAAGGCGTATCTGGAAAGTTGGGTCGAATAA
- the mraZ gene encoding division/cell wall cluster transcriptional repressor MraZ has product MFMGEYQHSIDDKGRLTIPAKFREGLGTSFVITRGLDKCLFIYPMQEWKVIEEKLKNLPFTKADARAFTRFFFSGATECEWDKQGRVNIPANLREHAQLVKDCVVIGVSNRVEVWSKELWEQYFAEAAHSFGEIAEKLVDFDL; this is encoded by the coding sequence GTGTTCATGGGTGAATATCAGCACAGCATTGACGACAAGGGCCGTTTGACGATCCCCGCCAAGTTCCGTGAAGGACTCGGCACTTCCTTCGTGATCACCCGCGGATTGGACAAGTGTCTGTTTATTTATCCGATGCAAGAATGGAAAGTGATCGAAGAGAAGCTGAAAAACCTTCCGTTCACCAAAGCGGACGCGCGCGCGTTTACCCGCTTTTTCTTCTCCGGAGCCACGGAATGCGAATGGGACAAGCAGGGCAGGGTAAACATACCCGCCAATTTGCGCGAACACGCCCAATTGGTCAAGGACTGCGTGGTGATCGGCGTTTCCAACCGGGTTGAGGTGTGGAGCAAAGAACTGTGGGAGCAGTACTTTGCGGAAGCGGCCCATTCGTTCGGGGAGATTGCCGAAAAGCTGGTCGATTTTGATCTGTAG
- the rsmH gene encoding 16S rRNA (cytosine(1402)-N(4))-methyltransferase RsmH: MFQHITVLKEEAVDGLAIRPDGVYVDCTLGGGGHSSLIASRLEAGGRLIALDQDDAALQHARERLAAFADRVTVVKSNFRRLRDVLDELGVAKVDGVLYDLGVSSPQLDEAERGFSYNAEAPLDMRMDRDASLTAQEIVNQWPEAELARVIWEYGEEKFSRRIARQIALSRERAPIETTGQLVEIIKQAIPAPARRSGPHPAKRTFQALRIAVNDELGAFRESLRQAIELLAPGGRVSVITFHSLEDRICKETFQDYATGCICPPSFPQCTCGRQPALRIVTRKPITPSEAELSKNPRARSAKLRVAEKLPPSRSDSSLGMIDRPASGMGRGG; encoded by the coding sequence TTGTTTCAGCATATTACCGTGTTAAAAGAAGAGGCGGTTGACGGGCTGGCCATTCGCCCGGATGGCGTGTACGTCGACTGCACGCTGGGCGGCGGCGGGCACAGCAGTCTGATCGCGTCGCGCCTGGAGGCCGGCGGACGGCTGATCGCATTGGATCAGGATGATGCCGCCCTGCAGCACGCCCGCGAGCGTCTGGCAGCTTTCGCGGATCGCGTCACGGTCGTAAAAAGCAATTTTCGCCGCTTGCGGGACGTGCTGGACGAACTGGGGGTGGCCAAAGTGGACGGCGTCCTGTACGATCTCGGCGTCTCTTCTCCGCAGCTGGATGAGGCAGAGCGGGGGTTCAGCTACAACGCCGAAGCGCCGCTCGACATGCGGATGGACCGCGACGCCTCGTTAACAGCCCAGGAGATCGTCAATCAGTGGCCGGAAGCGGAACTGGCCCGCGTGATCTGGGAGTATGGCGAAGAGAAATTCTCCCGGCGCATTGCGCGGCAGATCGCGCTCAGCCGGGAACGGGCGCCCATCGAGACGACCGGTCAGCTGGTGGAAATCATCAAGCAGGCAATCCCGGCTCCCGCCCGCCGCAGCGGCCCCCATCCAGCGAAGCGGACGTTTCAGGCGCTGCGCATCGCGGTCAACGATGAACTGGGAGCCTTCCGCGAAAGTTTGCGGCAGGCGATTGAGCTGTTGGCTCCCGGCGGGCGGGTCAGCGTGATCACCTTTCACTCGCTGGAAGATCGGATCTGTAAAGAGACGTTTCAGGATTACGCAACAGGATGCATCTGTCCCCCTTCGTTTCCGCAATGTACCTGCGGCCGCCAGCCCGCATTGCGGATTGTCACCCGCAAGCCGATCACGCCGTCGGAAGCGGAACTGAGCAAGAACCCGCGGGCCCGGTCGGCCAAACTGCGGGTGGCCGAGAAATTGCCGCCATCGAGGAGCGATTCCTCCCTGGGCATGATCGATCGGCCTGCGTCGGGGATGGGGAGAGGAGGATAA
- the ftsL2 gene encoding cell division protein FtsL, with the protein MAYYYRGNLAVDVDKSPRVKQKKTIVIRPSLPTGEKLLYLFMILLVVAGAGFVGLRYSQISEYNYQIEKTKQEMAALQEENTELMLRIEQMSSRERIEQQAKEMGMVPAETVLIIGGAQTTDNEQPAKAE; encoded by the coding sequence ATGGCCTATTATTACCGAGGAAATCTGGCAGTTGATGTTGACAAGTCGCCTCGCGTCAAGCAGAAGAAGACGATCGTCATCCGGCCTTCACTGCCCACCGGGGAGAAGCTGCTTTACTTGTTTATGATTCTGCTAGTGGTCGCCGGTGCCGGCTTTGTCGGCCTCCGCTACAGCCAGATCTCGGAGTACAACTATCAGATCGAGAAGACGAAGCAGGAAATGGCCGCCCTCCAGGAAGAAAACACAGAGCTCATGCTGAGAATCGAGCAGATGAGCAGTCGCGAGCGAATCGAACAGCAAGCAAAAGAAATGGGGATGGTGCCGGCGGAAACGGTTCTCATCATCGGCGGTGCACAAACCACTGACAACGAGCAGCCGGCCAAGGCCGAATGA